A section of the Oncorhynchus nerka isolate Pitt River linkage group LG3, Oner_Uvic_2.0, whole genome shotgun sequence genome encodes:
- the sybu gene encoding syntabulin isoform X1 — translation MGPFQEYEEKKSPGKESPRSRIPRLILHPFQPNEKGSPLSESPISEEEGKDCDISSDNSKRTISTNSFCSDDTGCPSSQSVSPSKTPSGSDNSPHGSPTPTAECKTKVKRVRVMEEWHAPPPRHKREQRSSTLPRGSEADFSSSSSTGSLKRGGSLAHSSTGKKISSRSRGAHIRSLPVFKLAGIPSASRDAELYAPYRTVPSSTTNSSSNSSPTVPSRRMTPRRYHSCGDNHGIRPPNPEQYLTPLQQKEVAIRHLRSKLREVENTVHDRESEIENLKSQLGRMREDWIEEECHRVEAQLALKEARKEIKQLRQVVETMKSSLMEKDKGIQKYFVDINIQNRKLESLLHSMEMAQSGSTLQDEPTMDFICGDSDSPVNDQQGEVGDQAVEEMADSGLLVNDNLEHVLMSTAVDSSHDSSGKLRCHPEAGPGVSTLLHSLEEKVTPLPSPPSNTFCCSTLPFPAPEDKAVQTEVVSFPPDLHTLLLQLLKLHGGAVGDALLPASTSLLEIPALQGPASAPIPSSPNQSTLSLPSPSQPTPVLPVSPDMSSDSGLCCSDPEVMVSMRFMEELDFEVSSEEPCRAPEMDVVNKRYWSSSFLVDLVAVAVPVLPTVAWLYSRHGVDGAAPVYNIAALIRGCCMMGLHSLRHVTHHHGVDV, via the exons ATGGGACCATTCCAGGAATATGAG GAAAAGAAGTCGCCAGGGAAGGAGAGCCCCCGCAGCCGCATCCCGCGCTTGATCCTCCATCCTTTCCAGCCTAATGAGAAAGGGTCGCCCCTGTCCGAATCACCCATTTCAGAGGAGGAGGGTAAGGACTGTGACATCAGCTCGGACAACTCCAAACGGACCATCAGCACCAACAGCTTTTGCTCAG ATGACACCGGCTGCCCCAGTAGTCAGTCTGTGTCCCCCTCCAAAACCCCATCAGGCTCAGACAACAGTCCGCATGGCTCCCCCACGCCCACCGCCGAGTGCAAGACCAAGGTGAAGAGGGTGAGGGTGATGGAAGAGTGGCACGCACCCCCGCCAAGGCACAAGAGGGAGCAGCGATCGTCCACATTGCCCAGAG GTAGTGAGGCAGACTTCAGCTCCTCCAGCAGCACTGGCAGCCTAAAGCGAGGGGGGAGCCTGGCCCACAGCTCCACAGGGAAGAAGATCTCCTCACGCAG TCGGGGTGCCCACATCAGGAGCCTCCCTGTGTTCAAGCTGGCAGGGATCCCCTCAGCATCCCGTGATGCAGAGCTCTATGCCCCGTACAGGACAGTTCCCTCATCCAccaccaacagcagcagcaactctAGCCCCACAGTACCCTCCAG AAGGATGACCCCCAGAAGATACCACTCCTGTGGGGACAACCATGGCATCAGACCCCCCAATCCAGAGCAGTACCTCACCCCCCTGCAACAGAAGGAGGTGGCCATTCGCCACCTGAGGAGCAAGCTGAGGGAGGTGGAGAACACCGTCCACGACAG gGAGTCTGAGATTGAGAATCTCAAATCCCAGCTGGGACGGATGAGGGAGGACTGGATCGAGGAGGAGTGCCACCGCGTCGAGGCACAGCTGGCCCTAAAGGAGGCACGAAAGGAGATCAAGCAGCTCCGGCAGGTTGTGGAGACCATGAAGAGCAGCCTGATGGAGAAGGACAAGGGCATCCAGAAGTACTTTGTCGACATCAACATCCAGAACCGCAAGCTGGAGTCCCTGTTGCACAGCATGGAGATGGCCCAGAGCGGCTCCACGCTGCAAGACGAGCCAACCATGGACTTCATCTGTGGCGACTCCGACTCCCCTGTcaacgaccagcagggggaggtGGGTGACCAGGCGGTGGAGGAGATGGCGGACAGTGGGCTGCTGGTCAACGACAACCTGGAGCACGTGCTCATGTCCACGGCGGTGGACTCCAGCCACGACTCTAGCGGTAAGCTGCGCTGCCACCCAGAGGCTGGTCCAGGGGTGTCCACTCTACTCCACAGTCTGGAGGAGAAGGTCACACCACTGCCTTCACCACCCTCCAACACGTTCTGCTGCAGCACACTCCCCTTCCCTGCTCCAGAGGACAAGGCCGTTCAGACCGAGGTGGTGTCCTTCCCTCCTGACCTGCACACCCTCCTGCTGCAGCTGCTGAAGCTCCATGGTGGTGCAGTTGGAGATGCTCTCCTCCCAGCTTCTACCAGCCTCCTAGAAATCCCAGCACTGCAGGGCCCAGCCTCGGCACCTATCCCATCCAGCCCTAACCAGTCCACCTTAAGCCTGCCTAGCCCCAGCCAGCCCACACCAGTTTTGCCAGTGAGCCCTGACATGTCCAGTGATTCAGGCCTGTGTTGCTCAGACCCTGAGGTGATGGTCTCCATGCGCTTCATGGAGGAGCTGGATTTTGAGGTGAGCAGTGAGGAGCCCTGCAGGGCCCCCGAGATGGACGTGGTCAACAAACGCTATTGGAGCAGCAGCTTCCTTGTCGATCTTGTTGCTGTGGCCGTACCAGTGTTGCCCACGGTGGCCTGGCTGTATTCCCGGCATGGCGTGGATGGGGCGGCGCCAGTCTACAACATCGCAGCACTGATCCGTGGCTGTTGCATGATGGGCTTGCACTCTCTCCGTCATGTCACTCATCATCATGGGGTAGATGTGTAA
- the sybu gene encoding syntabulin isoform X3, producing the protein MGPFQEYEEKKSPGKESPRSRIPRLILHPFQPNEKGSPLSESPISEEEGKDCDISSDNSKRTISTNSFCSGSDNSPHGSPTPTAECKTKVKRVRVMEEWHAPPPRHKREQRSSTLPRGSEADFSSSSSTGSLKRGGSLAHSSTGKKISSRSRGAHIRSLPVFKLAGIPSASRDAELYAPYRTVPSSTTNSSSNSSPTVPSRRMTPRRYHSCGDNHGIRPPNPEQYLTPLQQKEVAIRHLRSKLREVENTVHDRESEIENLKSQLGRMREDWIEEECHRVEAQLALKEARKEIKQLRQVVETMKSSLMEKDKGIQKYFVDINIQNRKLESLLHSMEMAQSGSTLQDEPTMDFICGDSDSPVNDQQGEVGDQAVEEMADSGLLVNDNLEHVLMSTAVDSSHDSSGKLRCHPEAGPGVSTLLHSLEEKVTPLPSPPSNTFCCSTLPFPAPEDKAVQTEVVSFPPDLHTLLLQLLKLHGGAVGDALLPASTSLLEIPALQGPASAPIPSSPNQSTLSLPSPSQPTPVLPVSPDMSSDSGLCCSDPEVMVSMRFMEELDFEVSSEEPCRAPEMDVVNKRYWSSSFLVDLVAVAVPVLPTVAWLYSRHGVDGAAPVYNIAALIRGCCMMGLHSLRHVTHHHGVDV; encoded by the exons ATGGGACCATTCCAGGAATATGAG GAAAAGAAGTCGCCAGGGAAGGAGAGCCCCCGCAGCCGCATCCCGCGCTTGATCCTCCATCCTTTCCAGCCTAATGAGAAAGGGTCGCCCCTGTCCGAATCACCCATTTCAGAGGAGGAGGGTAAGGACTGTGACATCAGCTCGGACAACTCCAAACGGACCATCAGCACCAACAGCTTTTGCTCAG GCTCAGACAACAGTCCGCATGGCTCCCCCACGCCCACCGCCGAGTGCAAGACCAAGGTGAAGAGGGTGAGGGTGATGGAAGAGTGGCACGCACCCCCGCCAAGGCACAAGAGGGAGCAGCGATCGTCCACATTGCCCAGAG GTAGTGAGGCAGACTTCAGCTCCTCCAGCAGCACTGGCAGCCTAAAGCGAGGGGGGAGCCTGGCCCACAGCTCCACAGGGAAGAAGATCTCCTCACGCAG TCGGGGTGCCCACATCAGGAGCCTCCCTGTGTTCAAGCTGGCAGGGATCCCCTCAGCATCCCGTGATGCAGAGCTCTATGCCCCGTACAGGACAGTTCCCTCATCCAccaccaacagcagcagcaactctAGCCCCACAGTACCCTCCAG AAGGATGACCCCCAGAAGATACCACTCCTGTGGGGACAACCATGGCATCAGACCCCCCAATCCAGAGCAGTACCTCACCCCCCTGCAACAGAAGGAGGTGGCCATTCGCCACCTGAGGAGCAAGCTGAGGGAGGTGGAGAACACCGTCCACGACAG gGAGTCTGAGATTGAGAATCTCAAATCCCAGCTGGGACGGATGAGGGAGGACTGGATCGAGGAGGAGTGCCACCGCGTCGAGGCACAGCTGGCCCTAAAGGAGGCACGAAAGGAGATCAAGCAGCTCCGGCAGGTTGTGGAGACCATGAAGAGCAGCCTGATGGAGAAGGACAAGGGCATCCAGAAGTACTTTGTCGACATCAACATCCAGAACCGCAAGCTGGAGTCCCTGTTGCACAGCATGGAGATGGCCCAGAGCGGCTCCACGCTGCAAGACGAGCCAACCATGGACTTCATCTGTGGCGACTCCGACTCCCCTGTcaacgaccagcagggggaggtGGGTGACCAGGCGGTGGAGGAGATGGCGGACAGTGGGCTGCTGGTCAACGACAACCTGGAGCACGTGCTCATGTCCACGGCGGTGGACTCCAGCCACGACTCTAGCGGTAAGCTGCGCTGCCACCCAGAGGCTGGTCCAGGGGTGTCCACTCTACTCCACAGTCTGGAGGAGAAGGTCACACCACTGCCTTCACCACCCTCCAACACGTTCTGCTGCAGCACACTCCCCTTCCCTGCTCCAGAGGACAAGGCCGTTCAGACCGAGGTGGTGTCCTTCCCTCCTGACCTGCACACCCTCCTGCTGCAGCTGCTGAAGCTCCATGGTGGTGCAGTTGGAGATGCTCTCCTCCCAGCTTCTACCAGCCTCCTAGAAATCCCAGCACTGCAGGGCCCAGCCTCGGCACCTATCCCATCCAGCCCTAACCAGTCCACCTTAAGCCTGCCTAGCCCCAGCCAGCCCACACCAGTTTTGCCAGTGAGCCCTGACATGTCCAGTGATTCAGGCCTGTGTTGCTCAGACCCTGAGGTGATGGTCTCCATGCGCTTCATGGAGGAGCTGGATTTTGAGGTGAGCAGTGAGGAGCCCTGCAGGGCCCCCGAGATGGACGTGGTCAACAAACGCTATTGGAGCAGCAGCTTCCTTGTCGATCTTGTTGCTGTGGCCGTACCAGTGTTGCCCACGGTGGCCTGGCTGTATTCCCGGCATGGCGTGGATGGGGCGGCGCCAGTCTACAACATCGCAGCACTGATCCGTGGCTGTTGCATGATGGGCTTGCACTCTCTCCGTCATGTCACTCATCATCATGGGGTAGATGTGTAA
- the sybu gene encoding syntabulin isoform X2: MGPFQEYEEKKSPGKESPRSRIPRLILHPFQPNEKGSPLSESPISEEEGKDCDISSDNSKRTISTNSFCSDDTGCPSSQSVSPSKTPSGSDNSPHGSPTPTAECKTKVKRVRVMEEWHAPPPRHKREQRSSTLPRGSEADFSSSSSTGSLKRGGSLAHSSTGKKISSRSRGAHIRSLPVFKLAGIPSASRDAELYAPYRTVPSSTTNSSSNSSPTVPSRMTPRRYHSCGDNHGIRPPNPEQYLTPLQQKEVAIRHLRSKLREVENTVHDRESEIENLKSQLGRMREDWIEEECHRVEAQLALKEARKEIKQLRQVVETMKSSLMEKDKGIQKYFVDINIQNRKLESLLHSMEMAQSGSTLQDEPTMDFICGDSDSPVNDQQGEVGDQAVEEMADSGLLVNDNLEHVLMSTAVDSSHDSSGKLRCHPEAGPGVSTLLHSLEEKVTPLPSPPSNTFCCSTLPFPAPEDKAVQTEVVSFPPDLHTLLLQLLKLHGGAVGDALLPASTSLLEIPALQGPASAPIPSSPNQSTLSLPSPSQPTPVLPVSPDMSSDSGLCCSDPEVMVSMRFMEELDFEVSSEEPCRAPEMDVVNKRYWSSSFLVDLVAVAVPVLPTVAWLYSRHGVDGAAPVYNIAALIRGCCMMGLHSLRHVTHHHGVDV, from the exons ATGGGACCATTCCAGGAATATGAG GAAAAGAAGTCGCCAGGGAAGGAGAGCCCCCGCAGCCGCATCCCGCGCTTGATCCTCCATCCTTTCCAGCCTAATGAGAAAGGGTCGCCCCTGTCCGAATCACCCATTTCAGAGGAGGAGGGTAAGGACTGTGACATCAGCTCGGACAACTCCAAACGGACCATCAGCACCAACAGCTTTTGCTCAG ATGACACCGGCTGCCCCAGTAGTCAGTCTGTGTCCCCCTCCAAAACCCCATCAGGCTCAGACAACAGTCCGCATGGCTCCCCCACGCCCACCGCCGAGTGCAAGACCAAGGTGAAGAGGGTGAGGGTGATGGAAGAGTGGCACGCACCCCCGCCAAGGCACAAGAGGGAGCAGCGATCGTCCACATTGCCCAGAG GTAGTGAGGCAGACTTCAGCTCCTCCAGCAGCACTGGCAGCCTAAAGCGAGGGGGGAGCCTGGCCCACAGCTCCACAGGGAAGAAGATCTCCTCACGCAG TCGGGGTGCCCACATCAGGAGCCTCCCTGTGTTCAAGCTGGCAGGGATCCCCTCAGCATCCCGTGATGCAGAGCTCTATGCCCCGTACAGGACAGTTCCCTCATCCAccaccaacagcagcagcaactctAGCCCCACAGTACCCTCCAG GATGACCCCCAGAAGATACCACTCCTGTGGGGACAACCATGGCATCAGACCCCCCAATCCAGAGCAGTACCTCACCCCCCTGCAACAGAAGGAGGTGGCCATTCGCCACCTGAGGAGCAAGCTGAGGGAGGTGGAGAACACCGTCCACGACAG gGAGTCTGAGATTGAGAATCTCAAATCCCAGCTGGGACGGATGAGGGAGGACTGGATCGAGGAGGAGTGCCACCGCGTCGAGGCACAGCTGGCCCTAAAGGAGGCACGAAAGGAGATCAAGCAGCTCCGGCAGGTTGTGGAGACCATGAAGAGCAGCCTGATGGAGAAGGACAAGGGCATCCAGAAGTACTTTGTCGACATCAACATCCAGAACCGCAAGCTGGAGTCCCTGTTGCACAGCATGGAGATGGCCCAGAGCGGCTCCACGCTGCAAGACGAGCCAACCATGGACTTCATCTGTGGCGACTCCGACTCCCCTGTcaacgaccagcagggggaggtGGGTGACCAGGCGGTGGAGGAGATGGCGGACAGTGGGCTGCTGGTCAACGACAACCTGGAGCACGTGCTCATGTCCACGGCGGTGGACTCCAGCCACGACTCTAGCGGTAAGCTGCGCTGCCACCCAGAGGCTGGTCCAGGGGTGTCCACTCTACTCCACAGTCTGGAGGAGAAGGTCACACCACTGCCTTCACCACCCTCCAACACGTTCTGCTGCAGCACACTCCCCTTCCCTGCTCCAGAGGACAAGGCCGTTCAGACCGAGGTGGTGTCCTTCCCTCCTGACCTGCACACCCTCCTGCTGCAGCTGCTGAAGCTCCATGGTGGTGCAGTTGGAGATGCTCTCCTCCCAGCTTCTACCAGCCTCCTAGAAATCCCAGCACTGCAGGGCCCAGCCTCGGCACCTATCCCATCCAGCCCTAACCAGTCCACCTTAAGCCTGCCTAGCCCCAGCCAGCCCACACCAGTTTTGCCAGTGAGCCCTGACATGTCCAGTGATTCAGGCCTGTGTTGCTCAGACCCTGAGGTGATGGTCTCCATGCGCTTCATGGAGGAGCTGGATTTTGAGGTGAGCAGTGAGGAGCCCTGCAGGGCCCCCGAGATGGACGTGGTCAACAAACGCTATTGGAGCAGCAGCTTCCTTGTCGATCTTGTTGCTGTGGCCGTACCAGTGTTGCCCACGGTGGCCTGGCTGTATTCCCGGCATGGCGTGGATGGGGCGGCGCCAGTCTACAACATCGCAGCACTGATCCGTGGCTGTTGCATGATGGGCTTGCACTCTCTCCGTCATGTCACTCATCATCATGGGGTAGATGTGTAA
- the sybu gene encoding syntabulin isoform X5 produces the protein MGPFQEYEEKKSPGKESPRSRIPRLILHPFQPNEKGSPLSESPISEEEGKDCDISSDNSKRTISTNSFCSGSDNSPHGSPTPTAECKTKVKRVRVMEEWHAPPPRHKREQRSSTLPRGSEADFSSSSSTGSLKRGGSLAHSSTGKKISSRSRGAHIRSLPVFKLAGIPSASRDAELYAPYRTVPSSTTNSSSNSSPTVPSRMTPRRYHSCGDNHGIRPPNPEQYLTPLQQKEVAIRHLRSKLREVENTVHDRESEIENLKSQLGRMREDWIEEECHRVEAQLALKEARKEIKQLRQVVETMKSSLMEKDKGIQKYFVDINIQNRKLESLLHSMEMAQSGSTLQDEPTMDFICGDSDSPVNDQQGEVGDQAVEEMADSGLLVNDNLEHVLMSTAVDSSHDSSGKLRCHPEAGPGVSTLLHSLEEKVTPLPSPPSNTFCCSTLPFPAPEDKAVQTEVVSFPPDLHTLLLQLLKLHGGAVGDALLPASTSLLEIPALQGPASAPIPSSPNQSTLSLPSPSQPTPVLPVSPDMSSDSGLCCSDPEVMVSMRFMEELDFEVSSEEPCRAPEMDVVNKRYWSSSFLVDLVAVAVPVLPTVAWLYSRHGVDGAAPVYNIAALIRGCCMMGLHSLRHVTHHHGVDV, from the exons ATGGGACCATTCCAGGAATATGAG GAAAAGAAGTCGCCAGGGAAGGAGAGCCCCCGCAGCCGCATCCCGCGCTTGATCCTCCATCCTTTCCAGCCTAATGAGAAAGGGTCGCCCCTGTCCGAATCACCCATTTCAGAGGAGGAGGGTAAGGACTGTGACATCAGCTCGGACAACTCCAAACGGACCATCAGCACCAACAGCTTTTGCTCAG GCTCAGACAACAGTCCGCATGGCTCCCCCACGCCCACCGCCGAGTGCAAGACCAAGGTGAAGAGGGTGAGGGTGATGGAAGAGTGGCACGCACCCCCGCCAAGGCACAAGAGGGAGCAGCGATCGTCCACATTGCCCAGAG GTAGTGAGGCAGACTTCAGCTCCTCCAGCAGCACTGGCAGCCTAAAGCGAGGGGGGAGCCTGGCCCACAGCTCCACAGGGAAGAAGATCTCCTCACGCAG TCGGGGTGCCCACATCAGGAGCCTCCCTGTGTTCAAGCTGGCAGGGATCCCCTCAGCATCCCGTGATGCAGAGCTCTATGCCCCGTACAGGACAGTTCCCTCATCCAccaccaacagcagcagcaactctAGCCCCACAGTACCCTCCAG GATGACCCCCAGAAGATACCACTCCTGTGGGGACAACCATGGCATCAGACCCCCCAATCCAGAGCAGTACCTCACCCCCCTGCAACAGAAGGAGGTGGCCATTCGCCACCTGAGGAGCAAGCTGAGGGAGGTGGAGAACACCGTCCACGACAG gGAGTCTGAGATTGAGAATCTCAAATCCCAGCTGGGACGGATGAGGGAGGACTGGATCGAGGAGGAGTGCCACCGCGTCGAGGCACAGCTGGCCCTAAAGGAGGCACGAAAGGAGATCAAGCAGCTCCGGCAGGTTGTGGAGACCATGAAGAGCAGCCTGATGGAGAAGGACAAGGGCATCCAGAAGTACTTTGTCGACATCAACATCCAGAACCGCAAGCTGGAGTCCCTGTTGCACAGCATGGAGATGGCCCAGAGCGGCTCCACGCTGCAAGACGAGCCAACCATGGACTTCATCTGTGGCGACTCCGACTCCCCTGTcaacgaccagcagggggaggtGGGTGACCAGGCGGTGGAGGAGATGGCGGACAGTGGGCTGCTGGTCAACGACAACCTGGAGCACGTGCTCATGTCCACGGCGGTGGACTCCAGCCACGACTCTAGCGGTAAGCTGCGCTGCCACCCAGAGGCTGGTCCAGGGGTGTCCACTCTACTCCACAGTCTGGAGGAGAAGGTCACACCACTGCCTTCACCACCCTCCAACACGTTCTGCTGCAGCACACTCCCCTTCCCTGCTCCAGAGGACAAGGCCGTTCAGACCGAGGTGGTGTCCTTCCCTCCTGACCTGCACACCCTCCTGCTGCAGCTGCTGAAGCTCCATGGTGGTGCAGTTGGAGATGCTCTCCTCCCAGCTTCTACCAGCCTCCTAGAAATCCCAGCACTGCAGGGCCCAGCCTCGGCACCTATCCCATCCAGCCCTAACCAGTCCACCTTAAGCCTGCCTAGCCCCAGCCAGCCCACACCAGTTTTGCCAGTGAGCCCTGACATGTCCAGTGATTCAGGCCTGTGTTGCTCAGACCCTGAGGTGATGGTCTCCATGCGCTTCATGGAGGAGCTGGATTTTGAGGTGAGCAGTGAGGAGCCCTGCAGGGCCCCCGAGATGGACGTGGTCAACAAACGCTATTGGAGCAGCAGCTTCCTTGTCGATCTTGTTGCTGTGGCCGTACCAGTGTTGCCCACGGTGGCCTGGCTGTATTCCCGGCATGGCGTGGATGGGGCGGCGCCAGTCTACAACATCGCAGCACTGATCCGTGGCTGTTGCATGATGGGCTTGCACTCTCTCCGTCATGTCACTCATCATCATGGGGTAGATGTGTAA
- the sybu gene encoding syntabulin isoform X4 yields the protein MVLSNGKRCYSGSEADFSSSSSTGSLKRGGSLAHSSTGKKISSRSRGAHIRSLPVFKLAGIPSASRDAELYAPYRTVPSSTTNSSSNSSPTVPSRRMTPRRYHSCGDNHGIRPPNPEQYLTPLQQKEVAIRHLRSKLREVENTVHDRESEIENLKSQLGRMREDWIEEECHRVEAQLALKEARKEIKQLRQVVETMKSSLMEKDKGIQKYFVDINIQNRKLESLLHSMEMAQSGSTLQDEPTMDFICGDSDSPVNDQQGEVGDQAVEEMADSGLLVNDNLEHVLMSTAVDSSHDSSGKLRCHPEAGPGVSTLLHSLEEKVTPLPSPPSNTFCCSTLPFPAPEDKAVQTEVVSFPPDLHTLLLQLLKLHGGAVGDALLPASTSLLEIPALQGPASAPIPSSPNQSTLSLPSPSQPTPVLPVSPDMSSDSGLCCSDPEVMVSMRFMEELDFEVSSEEPCRAPEMDVVNKRYWSSSFLVDLVAVAVPVLPTVAWLYSRHGVDGAAPVYNIAALIRGCCMMGLHSLRHVTHHHGVDV from the exons ATGGTTTTATCGAATGGGAAGAGATGCTACTCAG GTAGTGAGGCAGACTTCAGCTCCTCCAGCAGCACTGGCAGCCTAAAGCGAGGGGGGAGCCTGGCCCACAGCTCCACAGGGAAGAAGATCTCCTCACGCAG TCGGGGTGCCCACATCAGGAGCCTCCCTGTGTTCAAGCTGGCAGGGATCCCCTCAGCATCCCGTGATGCAGAGCTCTATGCCCCGTACAGGACAGTTCCCTCATCCAccaccaacagcagcagcaactctAGCCCCACAGTACCCTCCAG AAGGATGACCCCCAGAAGATACCACTCCTGTGGGGACAACCATGGCATCAGACCCCCCAATCCAGAGCAGTACCTCACCCCCCTGCAACAGAAGGAGGTGGCCATTCGCCACCTGAGGAGCAAGCTGAGGGAGGTGGAGAACACCGTCCACGACAG gGAGTCTGAGATTGAGAATCTCAAATCCCAGCTGGGACGGATGAGGGAGGACTGGATCGAGGAGGAGTGCCACCGCGTCGAGGCACAGCTGGCCCTAAAGGAGGCACGAAAGGAGATCAAGCAGCTCCGGCAGGTTGTGGAGACCATGAAGAGCAGCCTGATGGAGAAGGACAAGGGCATCCAGAAGTACTTTGTCGACATCAACATCCAGAACCGCAAGCTGGAGTCCCTGTTGCACAGCATGGAGATGGCCCAGAGCGGCTCCACGCTGCAAGACGAGCCAACCATGGACTTCATCTGTGGCGACTCCGACTCCCCTGTcaacgaccagcagggggaggtGGGTGACCAGGCGGTGGAGGAGATGGCGGACAGTGGGCTGCTGGTCAACGACAACCTGGAGCACGTGCTCATGTCCACGGCGGTGGACTCCAGCCACGACTCTAGCGGTAAGCTGCGCTGCCACCCAGAGGCTGGTCCAGGGGTGTCCACTCTACTCCACAGTCTGGAGGAGAAGGTCACACCACTGCCTTCACCACCCTCCAACACGTTCTGCTGCAGCACACTCCCCTTCCCTGCTCCAGAGGACAAGGCCGTTCAGACCGAGGTGGTGTCCTTCCCTCCTGACCTGCACACCCTCCTGCTGCAGCTGCTGAAGCTCCATGGTGGTGCAGTTGGAGATGCTCTCCTCCCAGCTTCTACCAGCCTCCTAGAAATCCCAGCACTGCAGGGCCCAGCCTCGGCACCTATCCCATCCAGCCCTAACCAGTCCACCTTAAGCCTGCCTAGCCCCAGCCAGCCCACACCAGTTTTGCCAGTGAGCCCTGACATGTCCAGTGATTCAGGCCTGTGTTGCTCAGACCCTGAGGTGATGGTCTCCATGCGCTTCATGGAGGAGCTGGATTTTGAGGTGAGCAGTGAGGAGCCCTGCAGGGCCCCCGAGATGGACGTGGTCAACAAACGCTATTGGAGCAGCAGCTTCCTTGTCGATCTTGTTGCTGTGGCCGTACCAGTGTTGCCCACGGTGGCCTGGCTGTATTCCCGGCATGGCGTGGATGGGGCGGCGCCAGTCTACAACATCGCAGCACTGATCCGTGGCTGTTGCATGATGGGCTTGCACTCTCTCCGTCATGTCACTCATCATCATGGGGTAGATGTGTAA